The genomic region CAAAAAGCGAGTGGAGAGTTGCCTCAGGCTGCCCGGGACTGCAGACGAAGTTTTGCGTTAAGGCAAGCACGATGTGCATAACAAACACGGTCAACTAGGCGCGTTTGCAGCAAAAATAGTTTGCTGCCATAGtctctcaacaacaagactTCGGCAGTTATTGGAATTGTTTGCCAGTTACCATGATAAACTGTTTGCTGAAACACCTGTAGCCTCAATATTTACGCCAACGCTCTGAAGCTCATTTCTGATATTCACGGTGAGGAGGGAAACTTGaggcaaggccaaggttTGACGTTGAAAATTAAGTTCTCCGGGATTAAGCCTCTTCAGTGGCTACACGGGCGGATTACCACTAGCCACAGCGGCTGAATCCGTTTAATCTAGGGGAGTGTCACCTAAAAGCTTAGTGGTCCCACAGGCAAGGCGGGAACCAGGCAACAGAGGTGTCCTTCCATGGTCTAAAGTGGTTTCCACCTCGAATTGACATCTATGACGCTATTGAAGCTGTGCATCGCTATACGTGGGCATTAAACCAGCTGTGCTGCATTCACATCAGAGGCCCAAAATCTGATATCAACCATTgccttgtcaagatcaagcatTATGTCTCTCCCATTCGTCAAATCCATTGAGGATTGCGGCGAGTACGCCAAAACAGTCCAACCCTACATTCCGCAGCTCTATGCTCTTCCTCGACACattcttgacaacattgcCAGTCCTGATGGGCTGAGGCAGATTTATGTTGATACAAACCCTCTCATATCAGGCTTTGCCATTTCTATTGCTCTTGGCTTTGTCTTCCTCGTTGTCTCCGAGATCAACCGAAACTACTCTCAAGTTGATCGAATGTGGTCGATTCTCCCAAACTTATACGTTGTCCATCTCTCAGTCTGGGCGCGTCTTGCTGGTGTTCCTTCTTCGCGAGTTGATCTTATTGCTGCTGCTACAACCCTTTGGAGTGTATGTGTCCTTACATCTCATTCGTTCAGTTGTCGCTAATGCTGTGTAACAGTGCCGCCTGACATATAATTACTGGCGTAAGGGTGGTTACAATAAAGGATCTGAAGATTATCGATGGTAAGTTGATCGCCCACTCATATCTCTTCAGTCAGCTCATATCATGCAGGGCCATTCTCCAGCAATATGTACCCCGATTTGTCTGGTTCCTCTTTAACGTCACCTTCATTTCTTTCTACCAGAGCGCtctgctcttcagcttctcatGCGTTCCTGCGTATGCCATTCTCTGCTCTACCAAGTTTGAGCAGGATGTGACCACTGCCGATATTGTTTTTGCTCTCATCATGGTCGGCCTAGTCTACAGCGAGTGGGTTAGCGATGGTCAGCAGTGGGGTGAGTATTTCGTATGCTTTGATGTTTAGTGGCCTAACCATTGTATAGACTACCATGCGGCCAAGCATCAGTACCAGGCCGAGGCCAAGGTCcccaagaagttcaagtATTCCCAAGCCGATCTTGACCGTGGCTTCAACACTTCTGGTCTCTGGGCTTACAGCAGACATCCCAACTTTGCTGCAGAGCAAATGATCTGGTTTGTGCTATACCAGTGGAGTTGCTTCGCAACCAAGAACATTTACAGCTACACTTTTACCGGCGCTGCCGCCTTgatcctcctcttccaggGTTCAACTTGGCTCACAGAGCTCATCACAGCTGGCAAGTATACTGAATACCCCATGTACCAGGAACAGGTTGGAATGTTTTTACCAAAGTCCCTTACCCCCTACAAGACTCCTGGGCCAAAGGTCATTCGGACTAGCGATATTGCTAAGAGGAtggagaacaagaagcaagcTTAAGTTTGCGTCTAAATACATTGCCTATTAACCCTTAATCAAGAGCACTAACAGCTTTGTTTTGGCCAGCATAAGGCAGTATCCAAATTCATCATAGTCTAGATAGAGGAGTTAGTTGCATAGTTAGTCTATAATCTATATCATGGTCTATCGTCTATTGCTTCTCTACCAGTCTAAGATCGCTGAACTTGTCAGCGTAGTGAGAGGGCACAGCAATGGCATCGGCCTTCTCCCAgtcctccttcttgttcaCGCCGGTCAGAACATGTAGTGTTCCACCCAGTCGGCCCTCGATACCAAACTTGATATCAGTGTTGAGTCGGTCACCAACCATGCAAGTTCGAGAACGATCGAGCTGGAACTTGCCCTCAACAGCGTCCATCATAGCTTGACTGGGCTTACCGAGAGCCAAGGGCTGTTTTCCTGTGGCGTGAACAACAGGGATGTGACAAGATCCAGCTCCGAGAAAGAAGTCGTGGTGCATCGGCAGTGTTGAATCAACGTTGGTAGCAAGGAAAATAGCTCCCCGCTTTATGTAGTGCATGGCATGGGCATACTTGAGGTAGTTCACGTGGTAATCAAGACCGCAGAGAACTACTCCGACCTCGGGGTCAAGTAGTGAGCCATCAGCGATACCCTTGAAGTCGTCATTTGTGATATCTCGTCGGAACGCCTCATCTGTGCCTCCAATATGAGGAACACCTTCAGATTCAAGTTCGTGCTCGattccagcttctccaatAATGAAGACCTTGCGCTTGTTCTCGGGTAGCTTCAAGATGCGTGAGATGTAGATCGCAGCAGAGTAGCTTGAACCGAACacatcatccttctcactAGGGATACCAAGATTGGTGAGTTTCTTTAGGTATTCATCGCGCGACTTTGTTGAGTTATTCGTCACGAAAACGGTTCTCTTTCCTGTGCCGATGTAAGCCTCATTTCAGATCGTGAGGATAGTAAGCTAACCCTTTGATCTTAGATATTCGATGGTCTCAGGGACTCCCTCATACACATGATCGCCAGACCATAGGACACCTGAATGAGTCAGTTTCTTGTTCAGCTACAAATCATGGTTATCTACCATCGCAATCAAGCAGGAAGACCTATTCATGAGTGTCAGTTGAGGCTCGAATTCTACACAAGTAAATGACTCACATCGAATTTGTCGATGAACTCGCTAACAGCGGCAGCATCTCCGCTGATGTACTTTGGTGACGATGCCATATTATCTGTGAAATGACCAAATGAGGAGAATGATTAAATGATCGACAATAGGTTCAGTTGGTTGATTCAAGATAGGTCAACAATCATTATCAACAGTCTGACTGACTCGGCCAATTGCTTAGTCATGTCCACTTAGTCGTGGAGTTTCTTGTGATGTAATTCCTCTAGACGTGGAAAAACGTGCGGGTCTACCAACAAAGAAGGTTATCACGGTCGATCATGGCGATGAATCCATTTTCTGAATTTAGTTAATCTCTGGAGTCTTCTTCATGAGAATCAATGTCGAACAACTGATATAGGGTAGTATCCCATGAGAATACCATCCTCTTTGCAGTCTCCCTGACTCACTGTTTATCTTGCTATATCGCTAGGGGAGGCAGGAAAACCTAGGATATCAATACTAATCGATAAGAGACTCAGGTCAAttattataagcttaaagtGCTTCTTCAATATACATATATATTTTGATATTCTTTCTCAAGGTCTGAAGCCTTCGCTCTTTGAGGATACCGACGTCAGGTATGCAAACTTGAGGCTTATTCATGCAAAGACAACAACCCTGCATTCTCTGCATCTCCGACCTCACTTCCGAAAATACCAAAGCCGATTGATTGGTCCGAAGCTACTAAGAGCCGCGAGCCTGTTCCGTGTGGCGACCGAATCTCCAAAATCGAAATCTTTCCAGCAACCATTTCAGTGACCAGAGCCGATCTATTATTGGCTCATCAACTCCGCCCTGAGTAATGGACCACCCTAATCGTCATCGGTGGGGTTTCTAGAATTCCACGTTTATTAACGGAGGCTTTTTTTCTGTCCTGGAGATAACGGGCTACATCCGTCTTCGGTCTACCTTACCTTGtgatttttttttctttttttcacTCGCTTGCTCCGAGGCGGCGAGATTAGAGTCTCCTTACTCGTCAGCTGGACTTACAGACCGACAAACGTAACCGAATCCGTGGAGTGCAACATCCATTCACCGCTCTGCCCTGGCTTGGTTGCTTCCGTATCAGAGAGTGGCGCCCGTGGACCCTGAAGCTAGGAGTCTAAGGGCCCCACACCATTTCTGATCGACGACAGGAGTTTCCACTTGGttaagaaagagaaagaattGATAGCAGACCCAGATGGATACCAGCgtaattataaatatctacAAAACCGTGTCGAGCTGCCTTTATCTTGACTCTTGATTTTAAAACTTTCATCATCTCGTACAATCTGTGCCGTTATTTTGAGCAAACACGCGCAAAGCATACTCCGAAACCAGTCACAAGACCTCGTCACGATATCACAGCTATCAGGATATCTATCCCCTGaaaacctatataaagaCTGTCTCACACATACATTATCTTGACCGTACTCATCACACAAAAATCATTAACGCTTCGAGACCCAAACCAATTCACGTCTCACTCAAACACCTGACAAAATGAATCCCACTGCGCCAACAACCGCAGCCCCTACCTCTGGCAACGCCAACAGCTATTTTAGCATTCACAAGACACAATCCACAGAGACAACTCCTGTGTCAACCCCTGGATTCAAGGGTGAGGAGTTCGACCAAGCTGGACACAAGCTTCCTGCCCTCAACCGCGAGTTCCCCAAGCCTACAGAGGAACTCGACATCCAAAGCATGCTTGATCGTCAACCTGGCCGATGGACCACCAAGGGACAAATCGAGGCCAACCAGCGCCGAGCCCAACATGCTCGCAACgaggaagagatcaaggCTCAGCGCATGCGAGACTTCGAGAAAGCCAAGGAAGAGCTCCGTTCTTCATGGCGGTTCTAGGCCACCTGCCCCAAACTTCACCTACGGAGGACTTTAAAGCTGTATCGGTTTACACGTGATGAAAAACCAACTGGCGCATTGTTTTCAGGGCTATACCAAGAGTTCAACGATTTACGACACTACGAATAGACATTAGAGATCTGGCTTGTACGATTGAGAATACAGGATAGATAGATTGGGCAGAGAAGAGTATTTGCATTTCTAGCAATTTAGAGGTTCAACATGAATTCACTTTTGAATAGTGCATTGTTTAAGCAAGGTCTGCAACGGACAGAACACGACCACCAAGAGTGAAGCCGTAACCAACAGCAGCTGCAAAAGTGATGAGGTTGAACAAGGATGAGATACCGTGGAGCATGCCAAACTTCTTGTTCAGAGCCTTCATTTGATCACTTTGAGGTCCCTCAGCATACCACTCCTTGCCATCTCGCTTGACTAGAGATTGTTAGCACTGTCTCAAATCGACTCCATGAAGATTGACGCACCTTGGCCACGTCGCTGCTTCATGACTTCGACTGTCAAAGGCAGGAAGACGAGCAGATTGACAGCTCCAGTCAAAGCCATGATGCTAATAGGTAGCAGGGAGTGCCAGCGGGCAAACTCCGACACCAAGCCAGCAGGGCCATTTGACAGGCCAATTAGTGTGTTTCCGGGATATGTCAAAGCTAGGACACCGGGCAAGACAGTCTGGAGGCCGAAGTAGATGGGGAAGAGCTTCTGCTGGATGGCAGAGAAGCTAGGGCGGTCGACCGTCCTGAATATCACGATACCATTGATGAAGGTCTGTTAAGCTGTTAGCATTGAAAGAGTTCGTAACTTGGTGAGATACATACATGGAAGAAAGTCGTTCCAAGTAGAGTTCCATAGCTGCCGTAGAGTTAGCGATGCTTTTTCTTACTGGGATTGACTTCACAAACTCATATAAACTTACGTGATGATATGGTAAGGAGCCGGCGAGAAGGCCACTGCCTTTGCTGTGCTTGCCATTGTTGCAATTCTTCACTTGTGAGTGTTTGATGAATTGTATCAGATCCAACTTGCCGAGGCACTGAGGTGTTTCGATAGTCATGATATCACATATAGTCACGTGATCCACAAGCTCCATACCGAATTGTAGTCTCCATGATGAATTGATATTCACGATTCAAAAGATACAGATGTTGCTACTGAAGTTTGCTTTTTACTGGCTGGtatttgttcttctcttACCTTTCTGGTGGCTTAATAGACTCATCCAATAAACGGAG from Fusarium oxysporum Fo47 chromosome III, complete sequence harbors:
- a CDS encoding uncharacterized protein (of unknown function-domain containing protein) produces the protein MSLPFVKSIEDCGEYAKTVQPYIPQLYALPRHILDNIASPDGLRQIYVDTNPLISGFAISIALGFVFLVVSEINRNYSQVDRMWSILPNLYVVHLSVWARLAGVPSSRVDLIAAATTLWSCRLTYNYWRKGGYNKGSEDYRWAILQQYVPRFVWFLFNVTFISFYQSALLFSFSCVPAYAILCSTKFEQDVTTADIVFALIMVGLVYSEWVSDGQQWDYHAAKHQYQAEAKVPKKFKYSQADLDRGFNTSGLWAYSRHPNFAAEQMIWFVLYQWSCFATKNIYSYTFTGAAALILLFQGSTWLTELITAGKYTEYPMYQEQVGMFLPKSLTPYKTPGPKVIRTSDIAKRMENKKQA
- a CDS encoding HAD-like domain-containing protein, giving the protein MASSPKYISGDAAAVSEFIDKFDVFLLDCDGVLWSGDHVYEGVPETIEYLRSKGKRTVFVTNNSTKSRDEYLKKLTNLGIPSEKDDVFGSSYSAAIYISRILKLPENKRKVFIIGEAGIEHELESEGVPHIGGTDEAFRRDITNDDFKGIADGSLLDPEVGVVLCGLDYHVNYLKYAHAMHYIKRGAIFLATNVDSTLPMHHDFFLGAGSCHIPVVHATGKQPLALGKPSQAMMDAVEGKFQLDRSRTCMVGDRLNTDIKFGIEGRLGGTLHVLTGVNKKEDWEKADAIAVPSHYADKFSDLRLVEKQ
- a CDS encoding uncharacterized protein (domain of unknown function-domain containing protein) is translated as MASTAKAVAFSPAPYHIITYGTLLGTTFFHTFINGIVIFRTVDRPSFSAIQQKLFPIYFGLQTVLPGVLALTYPGNTLIGLSNGPAGLVSEFARWHSLLPISIMALTGAVNLLVFLPLTVEVMKQRRGQVKRDGKEWYAEGPQSDQMKALNKKFGMLHGISSLFNLITFAAAVGYGFTLGGRVLSVADLA